One Nyctibius grandis isolate bNycGra1 chromosome 26, bNycGra1.pri, whole genome shotgun sequence DNA window includes the following coding sequences:
- the IFI35 gene encoding interferon-induced 35 kDa protein produces the protein MDSEEDSFIRLPLVGSLEDGIPEATLERAWQEIERCKELCSALEQDRAKLQMNKEAVEQRTRELRKEGELLSKSLEQQMSLNRDEERSCQLGVVLAKEEKNKLRQEKQVLKKKLEEVRKRALLEDPAMMLPALPEKKMVFKGLVTNKEDMNKLMLTPVIRYPLLGGSALITFEEAEVAQRIIEAKEHVVELSCGEELEELDRCRVRVQAAPVDILLPSALEIRMTRSSRSILVSDLPSLGIPEESLLDKLELFFSKTKNGGGEVESREFLDNSAQVVLTFAQDGVAEPLIARGHIQVLIGKGKYELKISPCMSGDITNLQFQPSRCPRTVLLSGIPDVLGEEPMRDTLEIHFQKASRGGGEVEALAYVPAGRQRVALFTEDAG, from the exons ATGGACTCGGAGGAG GACTCCTTCATCCGGCTGCCCCTGGTCGGGAGCCTGGAGGACGGGATCCCGGAGGCGACCCTCGAGCGAGCCTGGCAGGAGATCGAGCGCTGCAAG GAACTCTGTAGTGCTCTGGAGCAAGACCGAGCAAAGCTACAAATGAACAAGGAAGCTGTAGAGCAAAGGACACGAGAgctgaggaaggagggagagctTCTCAGTAAAAGTCTTGAGCAACAAATGTCTTTAAACAGAGACGAAGAGAGATCGTGCCAG ttGGGTGTTGTTCTAGCAAAGGAGGAGAAGAAcaaactgaggcaggagaagcaggtgctgaaaaagaaactggaagaagTGAGGAAGAGGGCCCTCTTGGAGGATCCGGCAATG ATGCTGCCTGCCTtgccagagaagaaaatggtgtTTAAGGGACTGGTGACAAACAAGGAGGACATGAACAAGCTGATGCTCACCCCAGTGATCCGCTACCCTCTGCTGGGGGGCTCAGCTCTCATCACCTTTGAGGAGGCGGAGG TGGCCCAGAGGATCATAGAGGCGAAGGAGCATGTGGTGGAGCTGAGCTGCggggaggagctggaggagctggaccGGTGCAGAGTGCGAGTGCAGGCAGCGCCCGTGGACATACTGCTGCCGTCTGCCCTGGAG ATCAGAATGACTCGGAGCAGCAGGAGCATCCTCGTGTCTGACCTGCCCAGCCTGGGCATCCCCGAGGAGTCACTGCTGGACAAGCTGGAGCTCTTCTTCAGCAAGACGAAGAATGGGGGTGGCGAGGTGGAGAGCAGGGAGTTCCTGGACAACTCGGCCCAGGTGGTGCTGACCTTCGCACAGGACGGAG TGGCAGAGCCGCTGATTGCGAGAGGACACATCCAGGTGCTTattgggaaaggaaaatatgagCTCAAAATATCACCGTGCATGAGTGGGGACATCACTAACCTGCAG TTCCAGCCCTCCCGCTGCCCCAGGACCGTCCTGCTCTCGGGGATCCCGGACGTGCTGGGTGAGGAGCCCATGAGGGACACCCTGGAGATCCACTTCCAGAAGGCCAGCCGCGGCGGGGGAGAGGTGGAAGCGCTCGCCTACGTCCCGGCCGGCCGGCAGCGGGTGGCCCTTTTCACGGAGGACGCGGGCTAG